In the Terriglobia bacterium genome, GGCTCGCTGACGATCTCAAGCAGCGGCACGCCGCAGCGGTTCAGGTCCAGATAGGTGCGCTCGTAGGAATCGGGAAAGCCTTCGTGCAGGCTCTTGCCCGCATCCTCTTCCAGGTGGACGCGGGTGATGCCGATCTTCTTGGTTGTGGCGCGGGCGCCCTCGCCCGCGGCTGCCGGCACTTCAATCCACCCGAACTCCGCCAGCGGCTTGTCGTATTGCGAAACCTGGAAACCTTTGGGCAGGTCGGGATAAAAGTAATTCTTGCGCGCGAAGATGGAGCGCTCATTGATGCGGCAGTTCAGCGCCATGGCGGCAAGAGTCGCGAATTCCACCGCCTTCTTGTTCAGCACCGGCAGCGCACCCGGCAGGCCGAGGCAAACGGGACAGACATTGGTGTTCGGCGGGTCGCCAAAACGAGTCGAGCACGAACAAAAGATCTTGCTGGCGGTCAGCAGTTGGACGTGAACTTCCAGGCCGATGACCGGCTCGTAGCGGGCGCGAACGCCAGCGCGTGTGTCCTGGGTGGTGAACATTCGAACGATAGTTTACAACCGATATAAGTGGGCTGGCGATGTATCAGGGCACGACTGATGTATCAGGGCACGACTGATGTATCAGGGCACGACTGATGTATCAGGGCACGACTGATGTATCAGGGCACGACTGATGTATCAGGGCACGACTGATGTATCAGGGCACGACTTCAGTCGTGCCGACCGGAGCTACCAACGACCGGGCTTTAGCCCCTGCGAACGGATTCCCGTCCAACTCGTAGCCGGGGTATGCCGAACCGTACTCCCATTGTTCGGGCGAAGTGACCAGCCCCGCCCTGACGGGATTTTCCCGAATGTACGTGCGGCGTGCGAGGAATGCCTCGGAACTAAAGATTCTGACCTCCGAGAAACCACGCTGCCAAACCGCGCCCTGAAATTGCAGTTCGTGAGATGCTCGGTACGAAAAGCCGCCTTTCATGAGCTGAACAGCGCGTTCAATG is a window encoding:
- a CDS encoding transposase, which translates into the protein MAIPTRNADPSQPLQANRTFFVTTAAWGHRRLLQSHRMARLLVDVLYHYRAQHKYALHDFVVMPDHLHALITVGSDLTIERAVQLMKGGFSYRASHELQFQGAVWQRGFSEVRIFSSEAFLARRTYIRENPVRAGLVTSPEQWEYGSAYPGYELDGNPFAGAKARSLVAPVGTTEVVP